The following coding sequences lie in one Phragmites australis chromosome 8, lpPhrAust1.1, whole genome shotgun sequence genomic window:
- the LOC133927169 gene encoding uncharacterized protein LOC133927169 isoform X2 — MLNQDLSRLYPELGDFFQTSTCQSMLGRVLLVWSLRYPEFGYRQGMHELLAPLLYVLHADVQHFKQVRSFHEELFGDDFDGQNFPDRLKLNRIDRKSNVEGSTAKIRNLDDLDSDTRDLFLINDAYGAEGELGIILSEKFMEHDAYCMFENLMNGAQGVVAITDFYSLSPAPESSTGLTPIREASSAIYHLLASVDSSLHSHLVELGVEPQYFALRWLRVLFGREFSLDNLLFVWDEIFSSPNHSYCTDIRSRADYQLKVLCSPRGALVLSMAVSMMLHLRSLLLGSEHATSCLVRLLNFPEDIDLKNIIDKAKLLQSFALEGNLSSSPLRGKSPLTPPNYWEETWKVLQLSVDQKSGGPVIRMKGRSFLRRSLSNTESNVSRTKTANLENNNLISPRQSIADELHNADIVPVKPINSLPKMPTEGRKDHIGQGSTEVIVSDSNIVQEAGQHYGYCSTSCEIRDPLGAASEYLSRSSSTSVSCGTDYDHDTHNVEEPCVPFDDKVVSDPGPLSMHNSKISESQTSGVVDYQPVQQHRPCLVDGKLKLRDDQNPTVPEGGQKETLEVGSSSKVADKELSRTLRSLGESMVENIQVIALLFQPNLHLSPEDNLKETVSGSTDQAKAIAALEELRKISDLLRQI, encoded by the exons ATGCTTAACCAAGATCTGTCCCGGCTCTATCCTGAATTGGGAGACTTCTTCCAAACAAGTACATGTCAGTCCATGCTTGGACGTGTACTGTTAGTGTGGAGCCTTAGGTACCCAGAGTTTGGTTACAGACAAG GAATGCATGAACTCTTAGCTCCTCTTCTCTATGTCCTTCACGCTGATGTGCAGCACTTCAAACAAGTCAGGAGCTTTCATGAAGAgctttttggtgatgattttgaTGGCCAAAATTTTCCAGATAGGTTAAAGCTGAACAGAATTGACAGAAAAAGCAATGTCGAGGGTAGCACAGCTAAAATTAGAAATTTGGACGATCTTGATTCTGATACTAGGGACCTTTTCTTGATAAATGATGCATACGGAGCAGAGGGTGAGCTGGGTATTATTTTATCAGAAAAGTTTATGGAGCATGATGCCTACTGTATGTTTGAGAATTTGATGAATGGTGCACAAGGTGTGGTTGCTATCACTGACTTCTATTCTCTCAGTCCTGCGCCAGAATCAAGCACAGGTTTAACGCCTATAAGGGAGGCATCATCTGCAATATATCACTTGCTTGCTAGTGTGGATTCCTCTCTTCATAGCCATCTTGTGGAGTTGGGAGTAGAACCTCAGTACTTTGCTTTACGATGGCTTAGAGTCCTATTTGGTCGCGAATTTTCACTTGACAATCTTCTGTTTGTTTGGGATGAAATCTTCTCTTCTCCTAACCATTCTTATTGCACAGACATCAGGAGTAGAGCAGATTACCAGCTTAAGGTCTTATGTTCTCCTCGTGGGGCCCTGGTTTTGTCAATGGCAGTCTCAATGATGCTACATCTCAGATCCTTATTGCTAGGGAGTGAGCATGCCACCTCTTGCCTAGTGAGGTTGTTGAATTTTCCTGAAGATATTGACCTAAAGAACATAATTGATAAAGCCAAATTACTGCAATCTTTTGCCCTTGAAGGAAATCTTTCTTCATCTCCTCTGAGAGGAAAATCtcccttgactccacccaacTATTGGGAAGAGACATGGAAGGTGCTCCAGTTATCAGTAGACCAAAAAAGTGGTGGTCCAGTTATCAGGATGAAGGGAAGGAGCTTCTTAAGAAGAAGCTTGTCTAACACAGAATCAAACGTTTCTAGAACCAAGACTGCTAATCTTGAAAACAACAATTTAATTTCACCCAGGCAGTCTATTGCCGATGAACTTCACAACGCTGATATAGTTCCGGTGAAACCAATAAACAGTCTGCCAAAAATGCCCACAGAAGGACGAAAGGATCACATTGGCCAAGGTAGTACAGAGGTTATTGTGAGTGATTCAAACATTGTACAAGAGGCCGGCCAGCATTATGGTTACTGCTCAACTTCATGTGAAATTAGAGACCCTCTTGGTGCAGCTAGTGAGTATTTATCAAGGAGCAGTAGTACCTCTGTGTCATGTGGTACTGACTACGATCATGATACCCACAATGTGGAAGAACCATGTGTTCCCTTTGATGACAAGGTGGTTAGCGATCCTGGCCCACTGTCTATGCATAATAGTAAGATTAGTGAGTCACAAACATCTGGAGTGGTGGATTATCAACCAGTTCAACAGCATAGACCATGTTTAGTTGATGGGAAGTTGAAACTAAGAGATGACCAAAATCCCACTGTGCCTGAAGGTGGCCAAAAAGAAACACTTGAAGTAGGTTCAAGTTCAAAAGTGGCTGACAAAGAGTTGAGCAGAACATTAAGGTCTCTCGGGGAATCAATGGTTGAAAACATTCAG
- the LOC133927169 gene encoding uncharacterized protein LOC133927169 isoform X1 produces MTMPGSPGRPSFSGLRGARWRADLGVLPGSAAVSTDELRRAAADSRRRYANLRRRLLIDPHFSKDEEGAPDLAVENPLSQNPESTWGQFFRNAELEKMLNQDLSRLYPELGDFFQTSTCQSMLGRVLLVWSLRYPEFGYRQGMHELLAPLLYVLHADVQHFKQVRSFHEELFGDDFDGQNFPDRLKLNRIDRKSNVEGSTAKIRNLDDLDSDTRDLFLINDAYGAEGELGIILSEKFMEHDAYCMFENLMNGAQGVVAITDFYSLSPAPESSTGLTPIREASSAIYHLLASVDSSLHSHLVELGVEPQYFALRWLRVLFGREFSLDNLLFVWDEIFSSPNHSYCTDIRSRADYQLKVLCSPRGALVLSMAVSMMLHLRSLLLGSEHATSCLVRLLNFPEDIDLKNIIDKAKLLQSFALEGNLSSSPLRGKSPLTPPNYWEETWKVLQLSVDQKSGGPVIRMKGRSFLRRSLSNTESNVSRTKTANLENNNLISPRQSIADELHNADIVPVKPINSLPKMPTEGRKDHIGQGSTEVIVSDSNIVQEAGQHYGYCSTSCEIRDPLGAASEYLSRSSSTSVSCGTDYDHDTHNVEEPCVPFDDKVVSDPGPLSMHNSKISESQTSGVVDYQPVQQHRPCLVDGKLKLRDDQNPTVPEGGQKETLEVGSSSKVADKELSRTLRSLGESMVENIQVIALLFQPNLHLSPEDNLKETVSGSTDQAKAIAALEELRKISDLLRQI; encoded by the exons ATGACAATGCCGGGGTCTCCGGGGAGGCCGAGCTTCTCCGGCCTCCGCGGCGCCAGGTGGCGCGCCGATCTCGGCGTCCTCCCCGgctccgccgccgtctccaCCGACGAGCTCCGTCGCGCCGCCGCGGACTCCCGCCGGAG ATATGCTAATTTGCGTCGAAGACTGTTAATAGATCCCCATTTTTCCAAGGATGAAGAAGGCGCACCCGACCTTGCTGTGGAGAATCCACTATCTCAGAACCCAG AAAGCACTTGGGGCCAGTTTTTCAGGAATGCAGAACTCGAGAAAATGCTTAACCAAGATCTGTCCCGGCTCTATCCTGAATTGGGAGACTTCTTCCAAACAAGTACATGTCAGTCCATGCTTGGACGTGTACTGTTAGTGTGGAGCCTTAGGTACCCAGAGTTTGGTTACAGACAAG GAATGCATGAACTCTTAGCTCCTCTTCTCTATGTCCTTCACGCTGATGTGCAGCACTTCAAACAAGTCAGGAGCTTTCATGAAGAgctttttggtgatgattttgaTGGCCAAAATTTTCCAGATAGGTTAAAGCTGAACAGAATTGACAGAAAAAGCAATGTCGAGGGTAGCACAGCTAAAATTAGAAATTTGGACGATCTTGATTCTGATACTAGGGACCTTTTCTTGATAAATGATGCATACGGAGCAGAGGGTGAGCTGGGTATTATTTTATCAGAAAAGTTTATGGAGCATGATGCCTACTGTATGTTTGAGAATTTGATGAATGGTGCACAAGGTGTGGTTGCTATCACTGACTTCTATTCTCTCAGTCCTGCGCCAGAATCAAGCACAGGTTTAACGCCTATAAGGGAGGCATCATCTGCAATATATCACTTGCTTGCTAGTGTGGATTCCTCTCTTCATAGCCATCTTGTGGAGTTGGGAGTAGAACCTCAGTACTTTGCTTTACGATGGCTTAGAGTCCTATTTGGTCGCGAATTTTCACTTGACAATCTTCTGTTTGTTTGGGATGAAATCTTCTCTTCTCCTAACCATTCTTATTGCACAGACATCAGGAGTAGAGCAGATTACCAGCTTAAGGTCTTATGTTCTCCTCGTGGGGCCCTGGTTTTGTCAATGGCAGTCTCAATGATGCTACATCTCAGATCCTTATTGCTAGGGAGTGAGCATGCCACCTCTTGCCTAGTGAGGTTGTTGAATTTTCCTGAAGATATTGACCTAAAGAACATAATTGATAAAGCCAAATTACTGCAATCTTTTGCCCTTGAAGGAAATCTTTCTTCATCTCCTCTGAGAGGAAAATCtcccttgactccacccaacTATTGGGAAGAGACATGGAAGGTGCTCCAGTTATCAGTAGACCAAAAAAGTGGTGGTCCAGTTATCAGGATGAAGGGAAGGAGCTTCTTAAGAAGAAGCTTGTCTAACACAGAATCAAACGTTTCTAGAACCAAGACTGCTAATCTTGAAAACAACAATTTAATTTCACCCAGGCAGTCTATTGCCGATGAACTTCACAACGCTGATATAGTTCCGGTGAAACCAATAAACAGTCTGCCAAAAATGCCCACAGAAGGACGAAAGGATCACATTGGCCAAGGTAGTACAGAGGTTATTGTGAGTGATTCAAACATTGTACAAGAGGCCGGCCAGCATTATGGTTACTGCTCAACTTCATGTGAAATTAGAGACCCTCTTGGTGCAGCTAGTGAGTATTTATCAAGGAGCAGTAGTACCTCTGTGTCATGTGGTACTGACTACGATCATGATACCCACAATGTGGAAGAACCATGTGTTCCCTTTGATGACAAGGTGGTTAGCGATCCTGGCCCACTGTCTATGCATAATAGTAAGATTAGTGAGTCACAAACATCTGGAGTGGTGGATTATCAACCAGTTCAACAGCATAGACCATGTTTAGTTGATGGGAAGTTGAAACTAAGAGATGACCAAAATCCCACTGTGCCTGAAGGTGGCCAAAAAGAAACACTTGAAGTAGGTTCAAGTTCAAAAGTGGCTGACAAAGAGTTGAGCAGAACATTAAGGTCTCTCGGGGAATCAATGGTTGAAAACATTCAG
- the LOC133927172 gene encoding uncharacterized protein LOC133927172 yields MGMEHLMSSANPSSGFVWHENEAAEEMKRLEGLRAESKMGTCQTTESRDGTIRCPIPCKSSRWYRDRDFRAAQDLSDFVVSKVSPPYFMGSSPVRATNLLVHDTQFCAWKVQSVDQSLGVQIPTRGYNARYYVREGSVTKALS; encoded by the exons ATGGGTATGGAGCATTTGATGAGTTCTGCTAATCCGTCCTCAG GTTTTGTGTGGCATGAGAATGAAGCAGCGGAGGAAATGAAAAGGCTAGAAGGTCTGAGGGCAGAATCAAAGATGGGAACCTGCCAAACAACAGAAAGCAGAGATGGAACAATCAGATGTCCGATTCCGTGCAAAAGCAGCAG GTGGTATAGGGATCGTGATTTTAGAGCTGCACAAGATCTTTCTGATTTCGTTGTGAGCAAG GTTTCCCCTCCATACTTTATGGGATCTTCACCAGTTCGTGCAACCAATCTTCTTGTCCATGATACACAGTTCTGTGCATGGAAGGTGCAAAGCGTTGATCAGTCACTTGGAGTTCAAATACCAACCAGGGGTTACAATGCTCGCTATTATGTGAGGGAAGGATCTGTTACAAAGGCTTTAAGTTAA